Proteins encoded together in one Sylvia atricapilla isolate bSylAtr1 chromosome 2, bSylAtr1.pri, whole genome shotgun sequence window:
- the COA4 gene encoding cytochrome c oxidase assembly factor 4 homolog, mitochondrial — protein MAKAGHAWSRAAAGRAEAEEDEDPLDARIARTGCLEQHRQLQECMAERQDWRQCQEEVRAFGACMARRQQRQHGPGPARPTD, from the coding sequence ATGGCGAAGGCCGGGCACGCGTGGAGCcgcgcggcggcggggcgggccgaGGCCGAGGAGGACGAGGATCCCCTGGATGCCAGGATCGCGCGGACcggctgcctggagcagcaccggcagctgcaggagtgcaTGGCGGAGCGGCAGGACTGGCGGCAGTGCCAGGAAGAGGTCCGAGCCTTCGGCGCCTGCATGGcccggcggcagcagcggcagcatgggcccggcccggcccggcccacGGACTGA
- the MRPL48 gene encoding large ribosomal subunit protein mL48 isoform X2 translates to MMAMVPKVLCAEKGVLLRQLFALSRVATARENRLCAADNVLLGCHRSYRSRPTHGIGKFKYLLPKEVPKKRKEKVQMKEIDAGTEYHYGDVNIQMTSYDLCLVEHFAQYVHRLCNRLSIRVNESYAMPTKTNEVLFMEERGSKMQLDAVLTTHQRVVQIRGLSSTFAPILLEIIQSSQPEGVHLLMKQHTEADFKSRLKSRPELEELLAEMS, encoded by the exons ATGATGGCGATGGTGCCGAAG GTGCTGTGTGCGGAGAAGGGAGTGTTGCTAAGACAGCTGTTTGCCCTCAGCAG AGTAGCAACAGCCAGAGAAAACCGTCTGTGTGCTGCAG ataATGTACTCCTGGGTTGCCACAGATCCTACAGGTCCCGACCTACACATGGAATTGGGAAGTTTAAATATCTGCTCCCAAAGGAG gttccaaagaagagaaaggaaaaagtgcaGATGAAAGAGATTGATGCTGGCACTGAGTACCACTATGGAGATGTCAACATCCAGATGACATCCTATGATCTGTGCCTGGTGGAGCATTTTGCTCAGTATGTCCACAGACTCTGCAACCGTCTCTCGATCCGGGTCAATGAGAG CTATGCCATGCCCACCAAAACCAATGAGGTGCTGTTCATGGAAGAGAGGGGATCCAAAATGCAGCTGGATGCAGTCCTGACCACCCACCAGAGAGTTGTCCAG atcCGTGGTTTGAGTTCGACGTTTGCTCCCATACTGCTGGAAATCATTCAGAGCAGCCAGCCTGAGGGGGTCCATCTGTTGATGAAACAG CACACAGAAGCTGATTTCAAGAGCCGACTGAAGTCTCGACCAgagctggaagagctgctggcagagatgTCCTGA